Proteins from a single region of Pseudopedobacter saltans DSM 12145:
- a CDS encoding endonuclease/exonuclease/phosphatase family protein: MSKFYRNILTLTLFSFSALAVQAQLVVGSYNLRLDIPKVDVGNEWSNRVSMISDIIKFYEFDILGTQEGFAHQLEDLKKVLPNYGEYGVGRDDGKNTGEQSAIFYRKDKFDLLDSGSFWLSETPEKPSFGWDAQKYRRVCSWILLKDKKTKKKLYCYNAHYDHQANIARKESSKLILEKIKNMRKGTPVILTGDFNGNPSTEWYKEIAQSNVLFDTYSQTPIKLEGNPTYQEYGNAELLKGNDVIDHIFTTKDFKVKKWGILSNTFHGKYPSDHFPVITFLEWNSKK; encoded by the coding sequence ATGAGTAAATTTTATCGAAATATTCTAACCCTAACTCTATTTTCATTTTCTGCGTTGGCAGTTCAGGCACAACTTGTGGTGGGTTCATACAATTTAAGATTAGACATCCCTAAAGTTGATGTTGGCAACGAATGGTCCAACAGAGTCTCAATGATAAGTGATATCATAAAATTTTATGAATTCGATATTTTGGGAACGCAAGAAGGATTTGCTCATCAACTGGAAGATTTGAAAAAAGTATTGCCAAACTATGGTGAATACGGAGTTGGAAGAGACGACGGTAAAAATACTGGTGAACAATCCGCAATATTTTATAGAAAAGACAAATTTGATTTATTGGATAGCGGGAGCTTTTGGCTTTCGGAAACACCAGAAAAACCTAGTTTTGGTTGGGATGCGCAGAAATACAGAAGAGTCTGTTCCTGGATTTTACTGAAAGACAAAAAGACTAAGAAAAAACTCTATTGCTATAACGCTCATTATGATCATCAGGCAAATATTGCAAGAAAAGAAAGCAGTAAACTTATTCTGGAAAAGATTAAAAATATGCGTAAAGGAACTCCTGTTATTTTAACCGGAGATTTCAATGGAAACCCAAGTACAGAATGGTATAAAGAAATAGCACAATCAAATGTTTTATTTGATACCTATAGTCAAACTCCTATTAAATTGGAAGGTAATCCTACGTATCAGGAATATGGAAATGCTGAGCTTTTAAAAGGAAATGATGTTATAGATCATATTTTCACAACAAAAGATTTCAAAGTGAAAAAGTGGGGGATTTTATCAAATACCTTCCATGGAAAATATCCTTCAGACCATTTCCCTGTTATTACTTTTCTGGAGTGGAATTCTAAAAAATGA
- a CDS encoding SusC/RagA family TonB-linked outer membrane protein: MKNKLKPFSLALKLPLFVFTGVLTANGNPYLAKKSLRIEESARIETKLQQREITITGNVFDDQGPLAGVFVKAEGTGNTSITDVNGNFTIKALANGKLTVSYIGYVPQTLDINNRTSIKVQLAVESKNLNEVVVVGYGTQKKVNLTGAVSVVGGEELITRQSPNTTSLLQGRMSGVQVVQNTGQPGAEKANIQIRGQGTFSGVGNDPLILIDGVEGSLNSVNPNMIESISVLKDAASASIYGSRAAAGVILVTTKNGRAGRLNVDYTLNLSNQKATSIYKGITYSPEYMELLNKAIDHTGLNVDQKYTQAEIDLYRNGDPELYPSYNWMDAVFRTAPMQQHYLSVNGGQEKTTYNFGLGYLNQDGILINTNYKKYDAQFNLNSNLSNKVTFGTNIAFSQGARHESALNGNFDGNPTEDQILSALAAHPTFKPTLPDGSGRFTSKAFLKEGGNKNPVAIANNGGRDLQQYYALASANLKVDILPDLIGEVRGGVKFNNGQTGVHVIGVPTYLYIFDPNPTVNDFPRNGQINGTVGENNMTIRDERDIQYTLYGTLKYQKTFAETHNFDIMLGANQENFKYNRMQGFKRNAPVSDLKELAGYSPTGQTVTGYAWEWALQSVFGRLNYNYKEKYLLEANFRYDGSSRFIGKNKWGFFPSASVGWRVNQEDFLKDVEWVNNLKLRGSWGQLGNQNVNRTITLESQPYPYQAVFTPGNYYIDGVLQQGLRVGDLNNENIKWETTTITDIGVDFDLLGNKLFGTIDWYRKYATDILRSLQVPSYIGLNGPTVNDGEMKNTGLEFLLGYQDRSREFKYSVSMNFETYKNTVVKFGTRQVNSGSGLLTEEGLPYNSYYMYMFDGIYQNSDDIANSPKTPNWVPKPGDMKYKDISGPNGTPDGIINEYDRAVVGGAFPKFNYGFTFSAEYKRFDLSAFLQGIEGKKIYIKEWGIAPFRQGSVPSTYWRGAWDGEGTSNTIPHIFNENYTPNTQVSDWWLQDASYLRLKNIQLGYSFAPELTKKVGITKLRAYLSGDNLVTFTKFFDGIDPERSAANSRGAIYPQAKLYSFGLKATF, translated from the coding sequence ATGAAAAACAAGTTGAAACCTTTTTCATTGGCCCTTAAATTACCTTTGTTTGTTTTTACAGGAGTTTTAACGGCTAATGGAAATCCCTATTTGGCAAAAAAATCACTGCGTATAGAAGAAAGCGCTCGGATAGAGACTAAGCTTCAACAGCGGGAGATCACAATTACCGGAAATGTTTTTGATGATCAAGGTCCATTAGCTGGAGTGTTTGTGAAGGCAGAGGGGACCGGTAATACATCGATTACTGATGTAAATGGAAACTTTACAATAAAAGCCCTGGCTAACGGTAAGCTAACAGTTAGTTACATAGGTTATGTGCCTCAAACTTTGGATATTAATAATCGGACAAGTATTAAGGTGCAATTGGCTGTTGAATCGAAAAATTTAAATGAAGTAGTAGTTGTAGGGTACGGCACACAGAAGAAAGTGAATTTGACGGGGGCGGTTAGTGTGGTAGGTGGTGAAGAGTTAATCACAAGACAATCTCCAAATACGACATCTTTATTGCAAGGTAGAATGTCCGGAGTGCAGGTTGTTCAGAATACCGGGCAGCCAGGGGCAGAAAAAGCAAATATCCAAATCAGAGGACAGGGAACATTTTCTGGAGTTGGAAATGACCCCCTGATTTTGATAGATGGAGTTGAAGGTTCACTAAACAGTGTGAATCCAAACATGATTGAAAGTATTTCGGTATTGAAGGATGCAGCCTCTGCCTCTATTTATGGTTCCAGAGCAGCAGCTGGGGTTATCTTAGTAACGACTAAAAATGGTAGGGCTGGCAGGTTAAATGTAGACTATACTTTGAATTTAAGTAATCAAAAAGCGACTTCAATTTATAAAGGAATTACCTATTCTCCTGAATATATGGAGCTGTTGAACAAGGCAATTGATCATACGGGTTTAAATGTAGATCAGAAGTACACTCAGGCAGAAATAGATTTATATAGAAATGGAGATCCTGAATTATATCCCAGCTATAATTGGATGGATGCCGTTTTTAGAACAGCACCCATGCAACAACACTATTTGAGTGTTAATGGGGGACAGGAAAAAACAACTTATAATTTTGGTTTAGGTTATCTTAATCAGGATGGTATTTTGATCAATACAAATTATAAAAAGTATGACGCTCAATTCAATTTAAATAGCAATCTGTCTAATAAGGTTACCTTTGGGACAAATATCGCTTTTTCTCAGGGAGCAAGACATGAGTCTGCATTGAATGGGAACTTTGATGGAAATCCTACTGAAGACCAAATTTTAAGTGCTTTAGCAGCGCATCCTACATTTAAACCTACTTTACCAGATGGAAGCGGACGTTTCACAAGTAAAGCTTTTTTAAAGGAAGGAGGGAATAAAAATCCAGTAGCCATAGCAAATAATGGCGGAAGAGATTTACAGCAGTATTATGCACTAGCTTCCGCTAACCTGAAAGTAGATATTTTACCTGATTTGATAGGTGAGGTAAGAGGAGGAGTGAAGTTCAATAATGGTCAAACCGGTGTGCATGTTATTGGCGTACCTACTTATTTGTACATTTTTGATCCAAATCCAACCGTAAATGACTTTCCACGTAATGGGCAGATAAATGGTACTGTAGGGGAAAATAATATGACTATTAGAGACGAAAGAGATATTCAATATACCTTGTATGGAACATTGAAATATCAAAAGACCTTTGCAGAAACACATAATTTCGATATCATGTTGGGAGCGAATCAGGAAAACTTTAAATACAATCGTATGCAAGGTTTCAAAAGAAATGCGCCTGTTTCGGACTTAAAGGAATTAGCAGGTTATTCTCCAACGGGACAAACGGTCACAGGTTACGCTTGGGAATGGGCTTTACAGTCAGTATTCGGAAGGTTAAACTACAATTATAAAGAGAAATATCTTTTGGAAGCCAATTTCCGTTACGATGGTTCATCAAGGTTTATTGGAAAAAATAAATGGGGATTTTTCCCTTCAGCTTCTGTAGGGTGGAGGGTGAATCAGGAAGATTTTCTTAAAGATGTAGAATGGGTTAACAATTTGAAATTGAGAGGATCATGGGGACAACTGGGAAATCAAAATGTAAATAGGACGATAACTCTTGAGAGCCAGCCTTATCCATACCAGGCAGTATTTACCCCTGGCAACTATTATATAGATGGCGTATTGCAGCAGGGTTTAAGAGTTGGTGATTTAAATAATGAAAATATCAAATGGGAAACGACAACTATAACGGATATAGGTGTGGATTTTGATTTGTTAGGAAATAAGCTATTTGGAACTATAGATTGGTATAGAAAATATGCAACAGATATTTTAAGGTCTTTACAAGTTCCTAGCTATATAGGTTTAAATGGGCCAACGGTGAATGATGGTGAAATGAAAAATACGGGTCTTGAATTCTTATTAGGATATCAAGATAGAAGCAGAGAATTTAAATATTCTGTCTCAATGAATTTTGAGACCTATAAGAATACCGTAGTTAAATTTGGAACACGTCAAGTAAACTCGGGTTCAGGTTTATTGACAGAAGAGGGGCTTCCTTACAATTCATACTATATGTACATGTTTGACGGTATTTACCAGAATAGTGACGATATCGCAAATTCACCAAAAACGCCAAACTGGGTACCTAAACCGGGAGATATGAAATATAAGGATATCAGTGGTCCAAATGGGACACCAGATGGGATTATTAATGAATACGATAGGGCAGTAGTTGGAGGAGCTTTCCCTAAATTTAATTACGGATTTACTTTCTCAGCTGAATATAAGCGTTTCGATCTGAGCGCCTTTTTACAAGGTATTGAAGGTAAGAAAATCTACATCAAAGAATGGGGTATTGCTCCATTTAGACAGGGCAGTGTGCCTTCTACGTATTGGAGAGGAGCCTGGGATGGAGAAGGAACTAGCAATACTATCCCTCACATCTTTAATGAAAATTATACGCCGAATACGCAAGTTTCTGATTGGTGGTTGCAAGATGCATCTTATTTAAGATTAAAAAATATACAGCTCGGTTACAGTTTCGCTCCAGAATTGACCAAGAAAGTAGGTATAACCAAATTAAGAGCATATCTATCAGGAGATAATCTGGTGACCTTCACAAAATTCTTTGATGGTATTGATCCTGAAAGATCAGCGGCTAATAGCAGAGGAGCAATTTATCCACAAGCGAAATTGTACTCTTTTGGTTTAAAAGCAACGTTTTAA
- a CDS encoding RagB/SusD family nutrient uptake outer membrane protein, with protein sequence MKKIVKIFAYIIAGGIFSSCSDYLDKNPLTAPSSNKFFNNEAEAKTVLIGCYSALKEPIISNGPNQSGNTLMWESLSDNALNTSNYESFDVVMRGDHSPSTGGIISKTWDIFFKGIADCNYFLANIDRVPDLSQAKKDPMKAEAMFLRAYYYNELTQLYGDLPLRTTPAVLGEDFQNVPRSPKSAIVAQILKDVDFAIQNLPATLYSNGRPVQGSAIVLKTRVLLNNDKFKEAAETAWSLIGSASNPFQIYKNYSGIFFGEQVNNPEIMFSVQFKAPDDYHSLDQVIGSRMSVFPTVELLNAYEPNDPRRTMTILEPGQPWAYNPAGFQSTGSKAESAIPFNNLAFKKWVNLSINNASGATLSDQHMVKMRYADLLLMYAEAMFEDGQGTDPRALKALNDVRARPGVSMPAKTALTRDIIRNERRVELAFEGLRYNDLIRWKTAAQVIPTLIHNKANAKRRFKSYYFPVPIGQMDIMRNVWEQNPDWQ encoded by the coding sequence ATGAAAAAGATTGTAAAAATATTCGCATATATAATAGCCGGAGGGATATTTTCCTCTTGTTCGGATTATTTAGATAAAAATCCATTAACAGCCCCAAGCTCAAATAAGTTTTTCAATAACGAAGCAGAGGCAAAAACGGTTTTAATTGGATGTTATAGCGCTCTAAAAGAGCCAATCATATCAAATGGGCCTAATCAGAGTGGTAATACATTGATGTGGGAGAGCCTTTCAGATAATGCTTTAAATACTTCTAATTACGAATCTTTTGATGTAGTAATGCGAGGAGATCATAGTCCATCTACAGGAGGAATTATATCGAAAACATGGGATATTTTCTTTAAAGGAATAGCTGATTGTAACTATTTTTTGGCGAATATAGATCGGGTTCCGGATTTAAGTCAGGCCAAAAAAGATCCTATGAAAGCGGAAGCTATGTTCTTAAGAGCATACTATTACAATGAGTTAACTCAATTATATGGTGATTTGCCCTTGAGAACTACCCCGGCTGTACTTGGGGAGGATTTTCAAAATGTACCCAGATCTCCTAAAAGTGCCATAGTAGCACAAATCTTAAAAGATGTAGATTTTGCTATTCAGAATTTGCCGGCAACACTTTATTCCAATGGAAGACCTGTTCAAGGATCAGCAATTGTTTTAAAAACCAGGGTATTATTAAATAACGATAAATTTAAAGAGGCCGCAGAGACAGCGTGGTCTTTAATAGGAAGTGCGTCAAATCCATTTCAGATTTATAAGAATTATTCGGGAATATTTTTTGGAGAGCAGGTGAACAACCCAGAAATAATGTTTTCCGTTCAGTTTAAAGCCCCGGATGACTATCATTCACTCGATCAGGTTATTGGGTCGAGAATGTCGGTATTTCCAACAGTAGAGTTGTTAAATGCCTATGAGCCTAATGATCCACGTAGGACGATGACCATCCTGGAACCAGGTCAACCATGGGCATACAATCCAGCGGGTTTTCAAAGTACAGGTAGTAAAGCAGAAAGCGCCATTCCGTTTAATAATCTGGCATTTAAAAAATGGGTTAATCTATCTATAAACAATGCTTCTGGCGCAACATTAAGTGACCAACACATGGTGAAGATGCGTTACGCTGATTTACTGTTAATGTACGCAGAGGCTATGTTTGAAGACGGACAAGGGACAGACCCAAGAGCATTAAAAGCTTTAAATGATGTTAGGGCGAGGCCAGGAGTAAGTATGCCGGCAAAAACCGCATTAACCCGAGATATTATAAGAAACGAAAGAAGAGTAGAGTTGGCATTTGAAGGGCTGAGATATAATGACTTGATACGTTGGAAAACTGCTGCACAGGTTATTCCTACGCTTATTCATAACAAAGCAAATGCGAAAAGAAGATTTAAATCTTATTATTTTCCCGTTCCAATTGGACAAATGGATATAATGAGAAATGTCTGGGAACAAAATCCAGATTGGCAATAA
- a CDS encoding alpha-L-fucosidase, whose amino-acid sequence MNIKNKLLPLTVVLLVSQFGFAQNKDSERVKSEHGMINISEEKSSNNQRTKHPDAQWFPDAGFGLFIHWGLSSVKDLDASWPMIPGRPLVDKKLDEGELQRVVREKDYNLNGAPPKITPNEYWAMAKEFNPQQYDPDKWIKAAKEAGFTYAVLTSRHHEGFAMWPSNYGNFSTKNYMGGKDLIKPFVEACRKYGLKVGLYYSPPDWYFDREYMSFLYGRVYGTNPGLPKVDGDLNPRTTYPNEEQKRKHQEAYGAMVKGQIEELLTNYGKIDLLWFDGKAPIPNGNNVITQEEIRRLQPGILMNPRMHGKGDFITFERNPPKADPGRDIWAEFCNPWTNSWANSNTVPFRSNAFVLGELVAARAWGVNYLLGVGPTKEGYLPQPAYDNMEVVRDWMKLNGKSIKGTKRLPLNESASVPATALGNTRYLFAIPEFKNNGKFDKDMLPLKDLTVELTASQNPKSVKLLATGQKLDYKKKDKTIQIMLPVSLRSKLVDVVAVEL is encoded by the coding sequence ATGAATATTAAAAATAAGCTGTTACCATTAACTGTGGTCTTATTGGTATCTCAATTTGGATTTGCTCAGAACAAAGATAGTGAAAGAGTAAAGTCAGAACACGGGATGATAAATATTTCCGAAGAAAAATCTTCCAATAATCAACGAACTAAACATCCGGATGCACAATGGTTTCCCGACGCTGGATTCGGTCTCTTTATTCATTGGGGACTCTCATCTGTGAAAGATTTAGATGCGTCCTGGCCAATGATACCAGGCCGTCCTTTAGTAGATAAAAAGTTGGATGAAGGCGAATTACAAAGAGTTGTTAGAGAAAAAGATTACAATTTAAATGGGGCACCACCAAAAATTACTCCAAATGAATATTGGGCAATGGCAAAGGAATTTAACCCCCAACAATATGATCCTGATAAATGGATTAAGGCAGCTAAGGAGGCAGGCTTCACTTATGCTGTGTTAACATCCAGGCATCATGAAGGGTTTGCGATGTGGCCAAGTAACTATGGCAATTTTAGTACAAAGAACTATATGGGTGGCAAAGATTTAATAAAGCCCTTTGTTGAAGCATGCCGGAAGTACGGGTTGAAAGTAGGACTCTATTATTCACCTCCTGATTGGTACTTTGACAGAGAGTATATGAGTTTTCTATATGGTAGAGTTTATGGAACAAATCCAGGTTTGCCAAAAGTAGATGGAGATCTTAACCCTAGAACAACATATCCAAACGAAGAGCAAAAAAGGAAGCATCAGGAAGCCTACGGAGCAATGGTTAAAGGGCAGATAGAAGAATTGCTGACAAACTATGGAAAGATAGACCTGCTTTGGTTTGATGGTAAGGCACCAATTCCTAATGGAAATAATGTTATTACGCAGGAAGAAATCAGGAGATTGCAACCGGGGATTTTAATGAATCCCAGAATGCATGGTAAAGGAGATTTTATAACTTTTGAAAGGAATCCTCCCAAGGCGGACCCGGGTAGAGACATATGGGCGGAATTTTGTAATCCATGGACAAACAGCTGGGCAAACAGTAATACGGTTCCTTTTAGATCTAACGCGTTTGTTTTGGGCGAACTTGTTGCTGCAAGGGCTTGGGGAGTGAATTACCTGCTTGGCGTAGGGCCTACTAAAGAGGGCTACTTACCACAACCAGCTTATGATAATATGGAAGTTGTAAGGGATTGGATGAAATTGAATGGAAAATCTATCAAAGGAACAAAAAGACTTCCTCTAAACGAGTCTGCAAGCGTTCCGGCAACTGCTTTAGGGAATACACGATACCTTTTTGCAATTCCTGAGTTTAAAAATAATGGGAAATTTGATAAAGACATGTTGCCGCTTAAAGATTTAACAGTGGAACTTACGGCTTCCCAAAATCCGAAATCGGTAAAGTTGTTGGCTACCGGACAAAAACTAGATTATAAGAAAAAAGATAAGACTATTCAGATCATGTTGCCAGTTAGTCTGAGGTCAAAGTTGGTTGATGTAGTAGCTGTAGAACTCTGA
- a CDS encoding putative Ig domain-containing protein: MKKTYLSILILGFLGISNSTYVKAQQSVNSEAILTPKHGPEPKINGAKVFGVRPGHPIIYTIPTSGLRPMKFSVKGLPKGVSLDENTGRLSGVISKAGTYNMSINAQNAHGKTNRDFTIIVGETIALTPPMGWNHYNIYGTRITQEQVLLQAKAMVSTGLINHGWSYMNIDDGWQGARGGKHFAILPDSTRFPDMQGLVNQVHDLGLKIGTYSTPWVESYGHRIGGSAMNAEGKFERTKENIARNKKILPYAIGDYHFWKNDAKQFAEWGFDYLKYDWNPIELKETKEMYDALRDSGRDIVYSLSNSTPFATIKELSEVSNTWRTGGDIKDNWKSLKSRIFTQDKWAPFARPGHWNDPDMMIVGVVGWNSAEKWPSKLTPDEQYTHMSAWCLMSVPLLLGCDISKMDDFTLNLLTNDEVIAVNQDPLGKQATVIKREGDKGVMAKDLADGTKAVGLFNLEDNGEQTIALKWSDLGIKGKYMVRDLWRQKDLGIYENEFKANVAEHGVVMISVRRVK, from the coding sequence ATGAAAAAAACTTATTTATCAATATTGATATTAGGGTTTCTTGGAATAAGTAACTCAACTTATGTAAAGGCCCAGCAGTCTGTAAATTCAGAAGCTATTTTGACTCCTAAACATGGCCCTGAACCAAAAATTAATGGTGCTAAAGTTTTTGGAGTACGCCCGGGACATCCAATAATATACACTATACCAACCTCTGGTCTCAGGCCGATGAAATTCTCAGTTAAAGGCCTTCCAAAAGGAGTAAGTTTGGATGAAAATACCGGAAGATTGTCGGGTGTAATATCAAAGGCCGGAACTTACAATATGTCCATAAATGCTCAAAATGCTCATGGGAAGACAAACCGGGATTTTACGATTATAGTTGGTGAAACGATAGCATTAACTCCTCCAATGGGGTGGAACCATTATAATATATATGGAACCAGGATTACGCAGGAGCAAGTGTTATTGCAAGCGAAAGCTATGGTTTCAACCGGATTAATTAACCATGGCTGGTCTTATATGAATATAGATGATGGTTGGCAGGGAGCAAGAGGAGGTAAACATTTTGCTATTTTACCAGATAGTACTCGTTTTCCAGATATGCAGGGTTTGGTAAATCAAGTGCATGATCTCGGATTGAAAATTGGTACATATTCAACTCCCTGGGTTGAGTCATACGGACATAGAATAGGAGGTTCCGCTATGAACGCCGAGGGAAAATTTGAAAGAACAAAAGAAAATATAGCCAGGAATAAGAAGATTTTACCTTATGCAATAGGCGATTATCATTTTTGGAAGAATGACGCAAAACAATTTGCCGAATGGGGATTTGATTACCTGAAATACGATTGGAACCCGATAGAGTTAAAGGAAACCAAGGAAATGTATGACGCCTTGAGAGATAGCGGGAGAGATATTGTTTATAGCTTATCGAATAGTACGCCTTTTGCGACAATAAAGGAGCTTTCGGAGGTTTCGAACACATGGAGAACAGGAGGAGATATAAAAGACAATTGGAAAAGCTTAAAAAGCAGAATCTTTACACAGGATAAATGGGCACCATTCGCCAGACCTGGACATTGGAATGATCCGGATATGATGATTGTAGGTGTTGTTGGATGGAATTCTGCCGAAAAATGGCCTTCCAAGTTAACTCCTGATGAACAATATACGCATATGAGTGCATGGTGTCTCATGTCTGTTCCATTGTTATTAGGTTGTGATATTTCTAAAATGGACGATTTTACATTGAACCTTCTTACTAACGATGAAGTCATCGCTGTGAATCAGGATCCTCTGGGAAAACAAGCAACCGTGATAAAAAGAGAGGGAGATAAAGGAGTAATGGCTAAAGATTTGGCAGACGGTACTAAAGCAGTTGGCTTATTTAATTTGGAAGATAATGGAGAGCAAACAATTGCATTAAAGTGGTCAGATTTAGGTATTAAAGGTAAGTATATGGTGCGGGATTTATGGAGACAGAAGGATCTGGGCATTTATGAAAACGAGTTTAAAGCAAATGTAGCAGAGCATGGTGTGGTCATGATCTCGGTGCGTAGGGTAAAATAA
- a CDS encoding glycoside hydrolase family 31 protein, translated as MNKFKKLIQLFCLLFVALFYTSSHAQTANWTEIYPGVWKAIVGKPESYDLLKAAGAQPNKDALSKTEKVSFPFANGGVSLEVSGGKTYLRFPLQKEEQLYGFGLNFQTVHQRGKILELHVDHYGGKDNGRTHAPTPFYVSSNGYGVFINSARYIKVWAGTGVRKDSENFPTPKDRNTDKTWSSRPYSDAVEILVPAEGVEVYVFGGPKPIDAVKRYNLLNGGGYLPPRWGLGFTQRVMTRYTDKDVEKEVNDFKEKGYPLDFVGLEPGWQSKAYPGTFSWDKSRYPDPTSFVKKMKDQGIRLNLWINPYISPDAPFYKEIKPYTGSHTVWLGLVPDFTMAEARKPFFNQLLKDQIERGVSGYKIDEVDGYDYYLWPDAAKFPSGLSAEQMRQTYGLLVQRYSAELYKQRNERTFGLVRASNGGGTSFPYVIYNDYYNHQDFITALINSGFAGVLWTPEVRASKSGEEWLRRFQSNVFSPMAMINAWASGTKPWSYPEVEADVKKFALLRMQMMPYWYSAFARYHFEGMPPFRGMGLEEGFRQDAKVEKLNKVNLEENPYAEAASKEIKDQYMAGDDLLVAPMFAGEKSRKVVLPKGKWYDFYTGEYAGDGEVLDVTPGLDKIPVYVRDGGIVPMMPALLNSPKSNQKVDLEIRYYGNKPGEFKLYDDDGETFNYEKGDFSWRTIRVEKDKSGKVKGSISAAVKGKVNTVGKVTFTAMTK; from the coding sequence ATGAACAAGTTTAAGAAATTAATCCAATTGTTTTGTTTACTGTTTGTCGCCTTGTTTTACACAAGTTCTCACGCTCAAACAGCTAACTGGACAGAAATTTATCCCGGTGTATGGAAAGCTATTGTAGGAAAGCCAGAGTCATATGACTTGTTGAAAGCTGCTGGAGCCCAGCCTAATAAGGACGCGCTTTCTAAAACGGAAAAAGTGTCTTTCCCTTTTGCAAATGGAGGCGTCAGCTTAGAAGTAAGTGGAGGCAAAACCTATTTAAGATTTCCTTTACAGAAGGAGGAACAGCTTTATGGTTTCGGTTTGAACTTTCAAACTGTACATCAAAGAGGTAAAATATTAGAATTGCATGTGGACCATTACGGCGGTAAGGACAATGGAAGAACACATGCTCCAACACCTTTTTATGTTTCGTCAAATGGTTACGGAGTTTTTATAAACTCTGCAAGATATATTAAGGTTTGGGCAGGAACAGGTGTTAGAAAAGATAGTGAGAATTTTCCAACACCTAAAGATAGAAATACCGATAAAACATGGAGTTCTAGACCTTATTCGGATGCAGTAGAGATTTTGGTACCTGCTGAAGGGGTAGAAGTGTATGTTTTTGGTGGTCCGAAACCGATAGATGCAGTGAAAAGATACAACCTGTTAAACGGTGGCGGTTATTTGCCTCCACGTTGGGGTTTGGGATTCACTCAACGTGTAATGACCCGTTATACGGATAAAGATGTAGAGAAAGAGGTTAACGATTTTAAAGAAAAGGGATATCCATTGGATTTTGTTGGCCTGGAACCAGGTTGGCAGAGCAAAGCTTATCCAGGAACTTTTTCATGGGATAAAAGTAGATATCCAGATCCAACGTCTTTTGTGAAGAAAATGAAAGATCAGGGGATTCGTCTGAATTTATGGATCAATCCATATATTTCACCCGATGCGCCATTTTATAAGGAAATTAAACCATATACCGGTTCACATACAGTTTGGTTAGGTTTGGTTCCCGATTTTACGATGGCCGAAGCCAGAAAACCTTTCTTCAATCAACTATTAAAAGATCAGATAGAAAGAGGCGTTAGTGGCTATAAAATTGACGAAGTCGATGGCTATGATTATTATTTATGGCCAGATGCTGCAAAATTCCCGTCTGGTTTGAGCGCAGAGCAAATGAGGCAAACTTACGGCTTATTGGTTCAAAGATATAGTGCCGAGCTTTATAAACAACGAAATGAAAGGACTTTTGGTTTAGTAAGAGCATCTAATGGCGGAGGAACGTCGTTCCCTTATGTAATTTATAATGACTATTACAATCACCAGGATTTTATTACTGCTTTAATCAATAGTGGTTTTGCAGGTGTTTTATGGACTCCAGAAGTAAGAGCTTCAAAGAGTGGGGAAGAGTGGTTAAGAAGATTCCAATCCAATGTCTTTTCTCCAATGGCAATGATTAATGCCTGGGCTAGCGGAACAAAGCCGTGGTCTTATCCGGAAGTTGAGGCAGATGTGAAAAAGTTTGCTTTGTTGAGAATGCAGATGATGCCTTATTGGTATTCAGCTTTTGCGAGGTATCATTTCGAAGGTATGCCGCCTTTTAGAGGAATGGGATTGGAAGAAGGATTTAGACAAGATGCTAAGGTAGAAAAGTTAAACAAGGTGAATTTAGAAGAGAACCCTTACGCAGAGGCAGCTTCTAAAGAGATTAAGGATCAATATATGGCGGGGGACGATCTTTTAGTGGCTCCAATGTTTGCTGGTGAAAAATCTAGAAAAGTTGTTTTGCCAAAAGGTAAGTGGTATGATTTCTATACAGGAGAGTATGCTGGTGACGGAGAAGTATTAGATGTTACTCCAGGATTAGATAAAATTCCGGTTTATGTTAGAGATGGAGGAATTGTACCTATGATGCCTGCTTTATTAAACTCTCCAAAATCAAACCAGAAAGTGGATCTGGAAATTCGCTATTATGGCAATAAACCAGGAGAATTTAAATTGTATGATGATGATGGTGAAACATTCAATTATGAAAAAGGAGACTTTTCCTGGAGAACGATAAGGGTGGAAAAAGATAAAAGTGGCAAGGTAAAAGGATCTATATCGGCAGCTGTAAAGGGTAAAGTAAACACCGTTGGAAAAGTGACATTTACTGCCATGACTAAATAG